A window of the Podospora bellae-mahoneyi strain CBS 112042 chromosome 6, whole genome shotgun sequence genome harbors these coding sequences:
- a CDS encoding hypothetical protein (COG:S; EggNog:ENOG503Q3V3), whose translation MADATEQQVNVPGLLFILVLSGILIKYLFSSGSGNGNGNGDRRRATGQQDPAAMARQREAAVQRVMQMFPHLSRREVLWDLQRTGGNVALTAERILGGRLESPPATFQPPPPPEGSAGPAASGNANVNSAVKPPVPAHPDLITRYNLAEKLKGSELEEDNTKASGKGKAWSSNKDERQNLLQKRRDQMILEARRKMEAKIAAEKAAKGL comes from the exons ATGGCAGACGCAACCGAGCAGCAAGTCAACGTCCCGGGGCTGTTGTTCATTCTGGTCCTGTCTGGGATCTTGATCAAGTACTTGTTTTCTTCGGGGTCAGGGAACGGGAACGGGAATGGGgataggaggagggcgacggGACAGCAGGAcccggcggcgatggcgaggcagagggaggcggcggtgcaGAGGGTTATGCAGATGTTTCCGCATTTGagcaggagggaggtgttgtggGATTTGCAGAGGACGGGGGGAAACGTGGCGTTGACTGCGGAGAGGATTTTGGGGGGACGGCTGGAGAGT CCCCCAGCTACGTTccagccgccgccaccacccgaGGGGAGCGCTGGTCCGGCTGCTTCTGGGAACGCGAATGTTAATAGCGCTGTCAAGCCGCCTGTGCCTGCGCACCCGGATCTGATTACGAGGTATAACCTGGCGGAGAAGTTGAAGGGGTCCGAACTTGAGGAGGACAACACCAAGGCAagtgggaaagggaaggCGTGGAGTTCGAACAAGGATGAGAGGCAGAATTTGTtgcagaagaggagggatcAGATGATtctggaggcgaggaggaagatggaggctAAGATTGCTGCAGAAAAGGCTGCGAAGGGGTTGTAG